A stretch of Chiloscyllium punctatum isolate Juve2018m chromosome 6, sChiPun1.3, whole genome shotgun sequence DNA encodes these proteins:
- the dtymk gene encoding thymidylate kinase, whose protein sequence is MAARRGALIVLEGIDRSGKSTQCRKLQEALREHGRAAEVLQFPDRSTEIGGLISSYLEKTSNLEDHTVHLLFAANRWERVPLIKEKLQQGVTLILDRYAFSGVAFTSAKPDFTLEWCKQPDVGIPKPDVILFLHLQPSTAAKRGGFGNERYENYAFQDSVLKQFEELMKDETLNWKKLDASQSVEDLHQEILSRVKQTIEKVGEEPIGELWK, encoded by the exons ATGGCTGCTCGGCGGGGCGCTCTCATCGTGCTGGAGGGAATAGACCGATCCGGGAAAAGCACCCAGTGCAGGAAACTACAGGAGGCCTTGCGGGAGCACGGCCGAGCCGCGGAGGTCCTGCAGTTCCCGG ACCGAAGTACTGAAATCGGCGGCCTGATCAGCTCGTACCTGGAGAAGACGAGTAATCTCGAGGATCACACCGTGCACCTGCTGTTTGCCGCCAACAGATGGGAACGAGT GCCACTGATTAAAGAAAAGTTACAACAAGGGGTCACTCTGATCTTGGATAGATATGCATTTTCTGGAGTTGCGTTCACTAGTGCAAAGCCA GACTTCACATTGGAATGGTGCAAACAACCAGACGTAGGTATTCCAAAGCCTGATGTAATCCTGTTTCTTCATCTTCAACCTTCGACAGCTGCGAAGAGAGGGGGCTTTGGCAACGAGCGGTATGAAAACTATGCCTTCCAGGATTCAGTACTTAAGCAGTTTGAAGAGTTGATGAAAGATGAGACTTTAAACTGGAAG AAACTAGATGCTTCTCAAAGTGTTGAAGATTTACATCAGGAAATACTGTCTCGGGTGAAGCAAACCATTGAAAAAGTTGGCGAGGAACCTATTGGAGAACTCTGGAAATAG